A window of the Bacillota bacterium genome harbors these coding sequences:
- a CDS encoding permease, with translation MQVLIVKTIWDFFQVQILGMKWLNALLGHLISASGLDVSERLGGSIQFFIYDTIKIFVLLSFLIFVISYIQSHFPPERTKKILGRFRGITANSLAALLGTVTPFCSCSSIPLFIGFSSAGLPVGVTFSFLISSPLVDLGSLVLLMSIFGGKIAASYVIVGLVLAVIGGTLIEKFGMEKYVEDFVRSAGNVEIDSPDLTRKDRINYAKDQVKATVKKVAPYIFIGVGIGAVIHNLIPEAWIQSILGSNNPFSVILATLVGVPMYADIFGTIPVAESLFLKGAGLGTILSFMMAVTALSLPSMIMLRKAVKPQLLGVFVGIVTVGIIIIGYLFNAFQFLFV, from the coding sequence ATGCAAGTGCTGATAGTAAAAACGATATGGGACTTCTTTCAGGTGCAGATTCTCGGAATGAAATGGCTTAATGCTTTGCTGGGTCACTTGATTTCTGCATCTGGACTTGACGTTAGCGAACGCTTAGGCGGCAGCATCCAATTTTTTATTTATGATACGATCAAAATATTTGTTCTTCTGTCATTTCTGATTTTTGTTATTTCATATATTCAAAGTCATTTTCCGCCGGAGCGAACAAAGAAAATTCTTGGACGTTTTCGTGGCATAACTGCAAATTCGCTTGCTGCACTGCTGGGTACAGTTACTCCCTTTTGCTCGTGTTCTTCGATTCCGCTGTTTATCGGCTTTTCAAGCGCAGGTTTGCCTGTAGGCGTGACATTTTCATTTCTAATTTCATCGCCGCTTGTGGATTTAGGATCATTGGTTTTGCTTATGAGTATATTCGGCGGGAAAATTGCTGCATCTTATGTAATAGTTGGGCTTGTTCTTGCTGTTATCGGCGGCACATTGATTGAAAAATTCGGCATGGAAAAGTATGTTGAGGATTTTGTCAGATCGGCAGGAAATGTTGAAATCGACAGCCCTGATTTGACACGGAAAGACCGCATTAACTATGCAAAAGACCAGGTTAAGGCAACAGTTAAGAAAGTTGCGCCGTATATTTTTATCGGCGTTGGCATTGGCGCTGTGATTCACAATCTTATTCCGGAAGCGTGGATTCAGTCTATTTTAGGAAGCAACAACCCGTTCTCGGTGATACTCGCGACTTTGGTAGGCGTTCCGATGTATGCTGATATTTTCGGGACTATACCCGTTGCTGAAAGCCTTTTTTTAAAGGGGGCGGGGCTTGGCACAATCCTCTCGTTTATGATGGCTGTAACAGCATTAAGTCTGCCATCTATGATAATGCTGAGAAAAGCTGTTAAGCCGCAGCTGCTCGGCGTTTTTGTGGGCATTGTAACTGTTGGGATAATAATTATTGGATATTTATTCAACGCATTTCAATTTTTATTTGTATAA
- a CDS encoding C-GCAxxG-C-C family protein: MDKSGYAVECFSNGCNCTQAVFTAYCTEYGIDKKLGLKLACSLGGGMGHTGQVCGAVSGALLVLGLKYGQDNVEDKRSKAMNYLIVQDFISRFRKLNGSINCTELLHYDLSEENQLSAAIKTDVFKTLCSKYVGDAVKILDEVAFEYDSPK, from the coding sequence ATGGACAAATCAGGTTACGCAGTAGAATGTTTTAGCAACGGATGCAATTGTACACAAGCAGTATTTACTGCATATTGCACAGAATACGGGATTGACAAAAAACTTGGCTTAAAACTAGCTTGCTCTTTAGGAGGGGGGATGGGGCATACTGGACAAGTATGCGGAGCTGTCTCTGGCGCATTGCTAGTTTTAGGTTTAAAATATGGACAAGATAATGTTGAAGATAAGCGTTCAAAAGCAATGAACTATCTAATAGTACAAGATTTTATATCCAGATTTAGAAAGCTTAACGGGTCAATTAACTGCACAGAATTACTTCACTATGATTTAAGCGAAGAAAACCAATTAAGTGCCGCAATAAAAACAGACGTATTCAAAACATTGTGCAGTAAATACGTGGGCGATGCCGTTAAAATATTAGATGAAGTTGCTTTTGAATATGATAGCCCAAAGTAG
- the arsB gene encoding ACR3 family arsenite efflux transporter encodes MNNGKKAGIGFLNNFLTLWILLAMVVGIGFGYFFPTFSKWLSGIAVGTTSIPIAVGLVIMMYPPFAKVNYKSLTKVFKDKKALTVSIISSWFLGPLVMFLLSVLFFRNEPHYMVGLIIIGISTCVAMVIIWNDLAGGDNEFAAALVALNALFQVFFYSIYVYLFVKVVPGMLGLKGENIHVSIGQVASTVAIYLGIPFITGMLTKLLLEEKKGAEWYQKVFVPKINPIALIALLYTIVLMFSFKGKYIVELPIDTVRIALPLVIYFAIVFFLMFFICYKFGFGYKKTVAISMIASSNNFELAIAVAVGVFGIESKEAFTAVIGPLIEVPVMLCLVNVARFFERKYFRKSPNT; translated from the coding sequence ATGAATAATGGGAAGAAAGCCGGGATCGGATTTCTTAATAATTTTCTTACGCTTTGGATACTGCTTGCCATGGTTGTCGGGATCGGGTTTGGCTATTTCTTTCCAACCTTTTCAAAGTGGCTGTCTGGCATTGCCGTCGGAACCACTTCAATACCGATAGCAGTAGGTTTGGTCATCATGATGTATCCACCTTTTGCAAAAGTGAACTATAAGAGTTTGACAAAAGTATTCAAGGATAAAAAAGCATTAACAGTATCTATTATTTCAAGCTGGTTTTTAGGGCCGTTAGTAATGTTCTTATTATCCGTATTATTTTTTAGAAATGAGCCTCACTACATGGTTGGACTCATTATAATAGGGATATCCACCTGCGTCGCTATGGTTATTATATGGAATGACCTTGCCGGAGGAGATAACGAATTTGCAGCGGCACTGGTTGCATTAAATGCTTTATTTCAAGTGTTTTTTTATTCAATATACGTGTACTTGTTTGTCAAAGTGGTTCCCGGTATGCTTGGACTAAAGGGAGAAAATATCCACGTTTCTATCGGTCAGGTTGCCTCGACTGTAGCAATTTACTTAGGGATACCTTTTATTACAGGAATGCTGACGAAATTGCTCTTGGAGGAAAAAAAGGGCGCAGAATGGTATCAAAAAGTTTTTGTACCGAAAATCAACCCAATTGCATTAATAGCACTTCTGTATACGATCGTTCTGATGTTTTCTTTTAAGGGAAAATATATCGTAGAGCTTCCAATCGATACAGTAAGGATTGCTTTACCGTTAGTGATTTACTTTGCGATAGTATTCTTTCTGATGTTTTTCATATGCTATAAATTCGGCTTTGGGTATAAAAAGACTGTAGCTATTTCCATGATTGCATCCAGCAATAATTTTGAACTTGCAATAGCTGTGGCTGTAGGAGTTTTTGGTATTGAATCAAAAGAGGCATTTACTGCCGTTATAGGGCCTTTGATCGAGGTGCCTGTTATGCTATGTCTTGTTAACGTCGCACGATTTTTCGAGAGAAAATATTTTAGAAAATCACCAAATACGTAA
- a CDS encoding metalloregulator ArsR/SmtB family transcription factor: MDAKYIENAKVFKAFCDENRLMILEMLQSGEKCACRILEEMQIVQSTLSHHMKILVDSGIVSARREGKWTYYSLSEAGIKYAKELLSDLTVLKPGEECKC; encoded by the coding sequence ATGGACGCTAAGTATATTGAAAACGCTAAAGTATTTAAAGCGTTTTGTGATGAAAATCGTTTAATGATTCTGGAAATGCTTCAAAGCGGCGAGAAGTGTGCTTGCAGGATTTTGGAGGAAATGCAAATCGTTCAGTCAACGCTGTCACATCATATGAAGATATTAGTTGACAGCGGAATAGTTTCTGCAAGAAGGGAAGGAAAATGGACTTATTATTCCTTGTCCGAAGCAGGAATAAAATATGCAAAAGAACTGCTAAGTGATTTGACTGTTTTAAAACCCGGGGAGGAATGCAAGTGCTGA
- a CDS encoding thioredoxin family protein, whose product MSLFKKKEESKTCCCGGDCNAETMAKAEASKTEGAAVKILGSGCKKCNELEANTKEALKQLGMDTDIDHVTDFAKIAAYGVMTTPALVIDGKVVSYGKVLKNDEVITILQKVRK is encoded by the coding sequence ATGAGTTTATTTAAGAAAAAAGAAGAGAGTAAAACGTGTTGCTGCGGTGGTGACTGCAATGCTGAAACAATGGCCAAAGCGGAAGCTTCAAAAACTGAAGGAGCAGCTGTAAAAATTCTCGGCTCCGGCTGTAAAAAGTGCAATGAACTTGAGGCGAATACTAAAGAAGCACTTAAACAGCTCGGCATGGACACTGACATAGATCATGTTACTGACTTTGCAAAAATAGCGGCTTACGGCGTCATGACGACGCCTGCCTTAGTTATAGACGGCAAGGTTGTCTCTTATGGGAAAGTTTTAAAAAATGATGAAGTTATAACGATATTACAAAAAGTGAGAAAATAA
- the purB gene encoding adenylosuccinate lyase, producing the protein MSKIYESPFNTRYASPEMIELFSSDTKFKTWRKLWVVLAKGERKLGLPITEEQISELEAFKDTLNLDVAEKREKEVRHDVMAHVYAYGQQCPKAKPIIHLGATSCYVGDNTDIIVMREGLKIIRRKLLNVISKLAGFALEYKDMPALAYTHLQPAQLTTVGKRATLWINELMLDLEDLDYRIKNLKLLGQKGTTGTQASFLELFDGDHEKVKELEKFIANELGFDACVPVSGQTYSRKVDSQVLSVLSGIAQSAYKFSNDLRLLQNFKEMEEPFEKSQIGSSAMAYKRNPMRCERMGALSRYVIVDSLNPAITASTQWFERTLDDSANKRLAVTEAFLAVDAILNIYMNVADGLVVYPKMVRQRVMRELPFMATENILMDAVKKGGDRQELHERIRVHSQAAAKVVKEEGGDNDLIDRICGDSAFGLSREEIDTILDPSNFIGRANVQTKEYIDEYVRPILNANKEILGEKAELNV; encoded by the coding sequence TTGTCAAAGATATACGAAAGCCCATTTAATACCCGTTATGCAAGTCCCGAAATGATTGAACTTTTCAGCAGCGATACAAAGTTTAAAACTTGGAGAAAGCTTTGGGTCGTGCTTGCCAAAGGCGAGAGGAAACTGGGACTTCCGATCACAGAAGAACAGATTTCAGAGCTTGAGGCGTTTAAAGATACATTAAATCTTGATGTTGCCGAAAAGCGCGAAAAAGAGGTTCGCCATGATGTGATGGCTCATGTCTACGCTTACGGACAGCAGTGTCCGAAAGCAAAGCCTATCATCCACCTAGGCGCGACGTCATGTTATGTAGGCGACAACACCGATATAATCGTGATGCGTGAAGGCCTTAAAATAATTCGCAGGAAACTGCTCAACGTCATATCGAAACTTGCAGGTTTTGCACTTGAGTATAAGGACATGCCTGCCCTTGCGTATACGCATCTACAGCCGGCTCAGCTTACTACAGTCGGAAAAAGAGCGACCCTTTGGATAAACGAGCTTATGCTCGATCTTGAGGATCTTGATTACAGGATAAAGAACCTTAAGCTGCTTGGGCAGAAGGGCACGACCGGCACACAGGCAAGCTTTCTTGAACTGTTTGACGGCGATCATGAAAAAGTCAAAGAGCTTGAAAAATTTATTGCAAATGAGCTTGGATTTGACGCATGTGTCCCTGTTTCGGGGCAGACTTATTCCCGTAAGGTAGACTCTCAGGTGCTTTCTGTTCTTTCCGGCATTGCGCAGAGCGCATATAAATTCAGCAACGACCTTCGTCTCCTTCAGAACTTTAAAGAGATGGAAGAGCCGTTTGAAAAAAGCCAGATCGGTTCCTCTGCTATGGCTTACAAGCGCAATCCTATGCGCTGTGAGAGAATGGGGGCACTGTCACGCTATGTCATAGTTGATTCGCTTAATCCCGCGATAACCGCCTCGACACAATGGTTTGAGAGGACTCTTGACGACTCTGCAAACAAGCGCCTTGCAGTAACAGAGGCGTTCCTTGCAGTTGACGCCATACTTAATATATACATGAATGTTGCCGACGGACTTGTGGTTTATCCCAAAATGGTTCGCCAGCGCGTTATGAGAGAGCTGCCGTTCATGGCGACTGAGAACATACTTATGGACGCTGTTAAAAAAGGCGGCGACAGGCAGGAACTTCATGAGCGCATCCGTGTTCACTCTCAGGCGGCGGCTAAAGTCGTAAAAGAAGAGGGCGGCGACAACGACCTTATAGACCGTATTTGCGGCGACAGCGCATTTGGACTTTCAAGAGAAGAGATCGACACAATACTTGACCCGTCTAATTTTATAGGCCGTGCAAATGTGCAGACAAAGGAATATATAGACGAATATGTTCGTCCGATTCTTAACGCCAACAAAGAAATCCTCGGTGAAAAAGCAGAGCTTAATGTTTAA